The proteins below are encoded in one region of Saccopteryx leptura isolate mSacLep1 chromosome 1, mSacLep1_pri_phased_curated, whole genome shotgun sequence:
- the WDR18 gene encoding WD repeat-containing protein 18, translating to MAAPMEVAVCTDSSAHLWSCIVWELHSGANLLTYRGGQAEPRGLALLNGEYLLAAQLGKNYISAWEIQRKDQLQQKIMCPGPVTSLTTSPNGLYMLAGIAESIYLWEVSTGNLLVILSRHYQDISCLQFTGDSSHFLSGGKDCLVLVWSLCSVLQVDSSRTPAPRHVWSRHTLPITDLHCGFGGPLARVATASLDQTVKLWEISSGELLLSVLFDVGIMAVTMDLAEHHIFCGGSEGSIFQVDLYTWPGQREKSFQPEQDSGKVFKGHRNQVTCLSVSTDGTLLLSGSHDETVRLWDIQSKQCIRTVTLKGPVTNAFIMLAPVSMLSSDFRPSLPLPHFSRHLLGAEHGDEQHCGGLTLRLGLHQQGSEPSYLERAEQLHTVLCSTMEKNVLGGQDQLRIRITELEDEVQNLRKINRDLFDFSTHIITRPAK from the exons ATGGCGGCGCCCATGGAGGTAGCTGTGTGTACAGACTCATCTGCCCACTTGTGGAGCTGCATCGTGTGGGAGCTGCACTCGGGCGCTAACCTGCTCACGTACCGCGGAGGCCAGGCTGAGCCCCGTGGTCTGGCGCTGCTCAATGGCGAGTACTTGCTGGCGGCTCAGCTGGGCAAGAACTACATCAGCGCCTGGGAGATACAACGGAAG GACCAGCTCCAGCAGAAGATCATGTGCCCTGGGCCTGTCACCTCTCTGACCACATCGCCCAATGGCCTCTACATGCTGGCAGGGATTGCAGAAAGCATATACCTGTGGGAG GTCTCTACGGGGAACCTCCTGGTCATCCTGAGCCGCCACTACCAGGACATCTCCTGCCTGCAGTTCACAGGGGATAGCAGCCACTTCCTGTCTGGGGGCAAGGACTGCCTGGTGTTGGTGTGGAGTCTGTGCAG CGTGCTGCAAGTGGACTCCTCCAGGACCCCAGCTCCTCGGCACGTCTGGTCCCGCCACACCCTCCCCATCACAGACCTGCACTGTGGCTTTGGGGGGCCCCTAGCCCGGGTGGCCACAGCCTCACTGGACCAGACAGTGAAG CTTTGGGAGATCTCCTCGGGTGAGCTGCTGCTCTCTGTGCTCTTTGATGTGGGCATTATGGCTGTGACGATGGACCTAGCTGAGCATCACATATTCTGCGGTGGCAGTGAAGGGTCCATCTTCCAGGTTGACCTCTACACCTGG CCTGGACAAAGAGAGAAGAGTTTCCAGCCAGAACAGGATAGCGGGAAGGTGTTCAAAGGCCACAG GAACCAGGTGACCTGCCTGTCAGTGTCCACTGATGGTACTTTGCTGCTCTCTGGCTCACATGATGAGACTGTACGCCTCTGGGACATCCAAAGCAAGCAGTGCATCAGGACAGTGACCCTCAAAG GCCCCGTGACCAACGCTTTCATTATGCTGGCACCAGTCAGCATGCTGAGCTCCGACTTCAGGCCCAGcctgcccctgccacacttcaGCAGGCACCTGCTGGGCGCTGAGCATGGAGATGAGCAGCACTGCGGGGGCCTTACACTGCGTCTGGGCCTCCACCAGCAG GGCTCAGAGCCCAGCTACCTGGAGCGAGCAGAGCAGCTGCACACGGTGCTGTGCAGCACTATGGAGAAG AATGTGCTGGGTGGCCAGGACCAGCTGCGGATCCGAATCACAGAATTGGAGGATGAGGTGCAGAACCTGCGCAAGATCAATCGCGACCTGTTCGACTTCTCCACCCATATCATCACCCGACCTGCTAAGTGA